TAATCACAGCGTGCCTGCCGTAAAGTGTGGCGTTGAGGGTCATCATGACCAGttaattttgttcatttgtataAGTTTCTAGGTAATTGTCGACGAAGACAGCGACGGTGAGTGGATTTGTTTGCTTGTGGTCATAAATGTGAATTATAGacgaaaaaaaataaataagtaaaatagcGGATCAGATTTTTATCAGTCGGTTAGCTAGTATTCTAGCACGTTAGCATGCAGCTCAGTTATGTAGTCCTGAGTGAAGGTGAACATCTGCTAATTTAACTGTTTAACtgttatattttattcatttcattaTATCTACTGTAAAAAGTAACCGAGATACCTGCTGGTCACGGAAAATGGTTTGTTGTGGCCCAAATAAAGAAATGCGGAACATATATTTCTGAGTGAAAAATGAAAGTATTGCTAATCAATGTGTTCAGAGCCAACGTTTCCTGTTTGACGAGTCAGCATGTATTTATCACACAGACATGTGTACATGTGCGAAGACAGTCTCATGCTTATAAGGATGAAAGTCAGATGATTAGAATTAAAGTCACGTTATGGTTTGTATTGTTTAATTGATTGTTTTTACTGAAAACTAACAGCAGAGCTCTGCTTTACGTTTATTGGTTTCGAGTCTTCTGTTTATGGGCACTGTTTTCGTCTAGTATCTATTATAGAatagataaaactttattctgCGCCAGAGTCGAGCATCATCTTTGTTTCACCAAAACATTCATTCAGAACTTCATCTGTTTACATGTACACAGCAGGCAGCTGAACAAATGCAGCTTCCTGTCCAATAAACTCTGGGTTATTAACCATGACAGTGAAACTCTATCACTGTCACATCTGGGAACTTCGCCACTGCCTGGGTCACCCAAGGAAAACTGAACCTGAGTCCCCATCTGGGGCCAGTTAAGAGGAAAATAAGTGGCTGTGTCACATGAGCCAGGAGCGAGTTTACCAGGGTCTTAGCCTGAATGAGCCACACGTGTCCTAACTCCTGCTGTGGGACTGCATGCTGAGTGGCTCAGAGAGAATCAAACTCTTTGCTCCATGTTTAATTTAGTCCCTGAGGCTTTTTTGTATCCAAAACATGATGAGTTTCTGTTCTTGTGTTTCTGTCAGCAGTCATGTCAAATCCTGCCCTGCTCGTTCTGTACGGGAGTCAGACCGGGACAGCTCAGGACACGGCACAGAGGCTTGCCCGGCAGGCACAGAGACGGCGGCTGCGGGTCCGAGTGATGCCGCTGGACGACTACAATGTGGTGCGTAAGACCTTATTCAAAAATAAGGGGGGGGTGTTAAAGTTTTCAGAGCTGTGACTCGATAAATGTGGAATAACTGTGGAGTCACAGTCGGTGTTTCACATGTTTATACCCAACTTTAGTCCCAGAGCTGCTCCTGAGTACTCCTCCTCAACCTCACAGCGTGCCTTTTTCCTCCCATCAAACAGGCCAACCTGATCACCGAGTCTCTGGTCGTCTTTGTTTGCTCCACTACTGGTCAGGGAGATCCTCCCGACAACATGAAGgtaagaaaaatgaaaactggAAGAGTGAAAGGTGACCTTCCAAAAaggaaatattatttttaagcaCAATTACCTTTTTACTTCAAGTCTTTCCAGTTTGAAATTAACCAAGAGTTTTCCTTTTCAAAGTTTAGAGTGTTTCCCCTCTTCGTCCTGCTAAATGTAAGGATCTTTGAGGTCTGTCCATAAGGTTTTTGAGTCAGTCAGTCATGGTCAAAGCTTCAGAGTGAATTAGATTCGAATCCTCAGATTAAAATCAGATCAGATTCACGcgaaacacatgaaacacattctCGGCTGAGAGAGACATTaaagcttttttaaaactgttgtACACTATCAGTAGCGTCAGTAGCGTCGGACATAACAGGTGGATTTCTCCTGGACTTATCAATATGAAGGTAAAGTGTTGTATGGCTTCATTAAATGTAGTGAAGTTATATTAAAGAAAGAAGCTAATTCTGAGGGTCAGTGAGAACCTCTGTGGTTTTTCTGAAGAATGATAAAAGATTTCATGCACAGCCAATTATATTTTGAAAACCTTTACCTGTGTCTGAGACGtccatgtgttctttgttttaaGAATTTCTGGCGGTTCCTCTTTAAGAAGTCTTTACCTGCCGGCTCTCTGAGTCAGCTCGACTGCGCCATCCTGGGCCTGGGAGACTCCTCGTATCCAAAGTCAGTCCAGGATTTATGCTCGCTGTTCTCACCATTAGCCTACAGTGACTCGTCTGGTTTTTGTTAAAGCCTGTGCACGTTGTGTGCACCGCAGGTTCAACTTTGTGGCCAAGAAGCTTCATAAGCGCCTCCTGCAGCTCGGTGCCTGCGTGCTGCTGCCCGTGGGGCTGGCTGATGACCAGCATGACCTCGGGTAAGAGACAAGTGTAAACATGAACATGGCGGAGGGTTTGTTGCGCGTGTGCTGAGCTGACGGTGTGTTTGACGCAGAGCGGACGCTGTGATCGACCCCTGGTTTGCTTCGTTTTGGGGGAAAGTGTCGACTCTTTACCCGACTCTGTCCGGCATGATGCCGCTGAGGGAAGACGAGCCGTGAGTATCTGCTCCACGTGTCCCTCTCTCAGAAAGCGTACGTTTAATTTATAGgtttgttctgtcttttttgCGACAGACTTCCTCCAACCTACACGTTCCACTTCCTGGACGACAtgcaagagaaggaggaggtcCAGCTGAGGATTCCCATGGATCAAACTGTCCCCTCCCAGTCTCACCCATTTCCTGCCAGAATGGTGTTCAACAGGAGGGTGACGGAGCCGTCGCACTTCCAGGACGTCAGGCACATTGAGTTAGACGTCACTGGGTCCAACATTGAGTACGTAACCTTGATCCCCTGAAGATTACTTTTCAGACCTGCATGGTTTTTTTGTCCTGAAACGCCTTGTTTGGAGCAGAATCTGCTCTGAATACGACCCTGAGTTTCAGTATTTAAGTAAAAGCAGTAAGCCTCGTTGGTCTGCCGCCATCTCCAGCTGTGTTGCTGTCCTCCAGGTTTGCTGCCGGTGACGTGGTGATGATGCGCCCATGTAACGCCCCTGAGGATGTGCAGCAGTTCTGCCAGCTGCTGAAATTGGACCCAGAGACCCGGTTCACTCTCAGCCCCACAGACAACACTGCAGGTCAGTCCCTGTTTCATAAATATCCCTTCCTATCAATgcacttcctttcctttgaaTAAATCTGACCTCTGAATGTTTTAATGACTCTTAGTCAGATCTATaatctgtatataaaagatcgAGGTAGCTACAGTGACCtcactgttttcatttaaaagcaGCTTGGAAATAATTTTAAGACAATCACTGATCAGTCTGAGTCTATCTTTCAGTCCCAGCCAGGCTTCCTCAGCCCTGCACGGTGCGCCACCTGGTGGAGAGTTACCTGGATATCGCCGCTGTGCCTCGCCGCTCCTTCTTCGAGCTGCTGTCCACCTTCGCCACCAACGAGCTGGAGCGGGAGAAGCTGGCCGAGTTCAGCTCAGCGGCGGGCCAGGATGAGCTGCATAACTACTGCAACCGACCCCGACGCACCATGCTGGAGGTAACGGTCGAAGAGGTGGAGCTTAGAAGCAATTTTGCAATTATTAAACCCAAACAGGATTCAGAcctgtgtaataaataaatctgtctTCATCTGCGTTTTACCTCCGATCTGCTCCTTGTTGCTGCAGGTCCTGGCAGATTTCCCTCACACCACAGCAGAACTCAAAGTGGACTATCTCCTGGACCTTTTCCCTGAGATCCAGCCTCGCTCCTTCTCCATCGCCTCCTCTCTGCGGGTAGATCATCCTTCTTTATTagatttaaaaagtatttatatTTTAGCGTTATACCCGTCACTGTAAAGATGTGGTCTGCCTGCAGGCCCACCCAAACAGGATTCAGGTCCTGGTTGCTGTTGTTTGCTACAAAACCAAACTGTATAAACCTCGAAAAGGCCTCTGCTCCTCCTGGTTAGCCTCTCTGGATCCTGCACAAGGTACTCCACCTTATCTGTAGCATATGCTCACCGTAACTGTTAGCAGCCACCTACATACACTGATGATTAGATTAGGGCTGATTAATCAAATTCCAGCAGTGAACTGGCATCAAATGACGactctttttaaaattcattttggATACAAAGCTCTAATTTTGAACAAACCTCATGCAATGTAACCCTGAAACTACTTGTGGTATAGGATAGTCTTCATTAAATAAAGTTCAGCTGAAATCCTGAagaactttaaataattagatCGGATTAATTAAagaatttaaatgttttcctaATCTGTGTCCCAGGCGATGTGTATGTGCCTTTGTGGGTGAAGAAGGGAAGTCTGAAGTTCCCCTCAGACAAGGAGACCCCGGTGATCATGGTGGGACCTGGAACAGGAGTGGCCCCCTTCAGATCGGTGTTACAGGAGAGGACCGCTGAGGGGAGAACTGGTGAGATATCTGATTACATTTCCCAGTCGCTCCACAGTCTCTCAGAGCTCACGTGACGACACGCCTCTTCATCCTCTTCCTGCACGGCAGCTAACGTCCTCTTCTTCGGCTGCCGCTCCAAGTCCAAAGACTTCTACTTCAGGACAGAGTgggaggagatgatggaggCTGGATTCCTCACCCTCTTCACGGCCTTCTCTCGAGACCAGGTCAGAAACACGCTCCTGTTAACCCTGTAAATAATCACCAATATGAACAACAGCAAATGGGAGATGATCAAACTTCCAGTGTCCAGGAGTTCGGTAGGTTTTGACCTTCAAGCATTATTGTGTTTGTTCAGGAGGCAAAGGTGTATGTGCAGCACCGTGTGAGGGACAATGGTGAGCTCCTGTGGGACCTGATCGCCAATAAAAACGCCTGTTTTTACATCGCTGGGTGAGTCTGAGGCCTCGAAGCTGCCGCTGATAACCTCCCCCACTGAAACTCAGGTTGTAGAGTTTAAAATACAATTCtgggacaaaacaaaaaccctggTCTTTTATTGTCTAAGGATCACATCTGGAAGCTAGTTTTGATTCTTCTTTAACTAAACTTCAGGTCTTCTTTGTGTTTCCGTGCAGCAACGCTAAACAGATGCCAGCCAGTGTGTGCGACGCCCTCAAAGAGGCGTTCCAGCAGGCGGGAGGTGTGTCCGCTGAAGAAGCCGAGCAGATGCTGGCGACCATGGAGAAGACGGGTCGGTTTCAGAGCGAGACCTGGTCGTGATCGCTCGGCCCCAACAACCTTTTGACTACACTGGGATCCGTCCAGCTGTCAGAATCAACTTATTCCAACAAATGAAAGAATAACCAAAAGTCTCTGTTTGACGCTCTCTTCATAGAACGAGATCATTTCACCCCACAGAAAGTTCACACTTTGGCTCTGTTTGTGGGTTTGGATGCTTTTAGGGTTGGGCTTTAGCTTCATCTGCATATTTTCTACACACTACTTTAAAAACCTGAACAGGCTGCTTTGCTTTGAGCTAAGTCGACTGTTATTGTGACGCAGCCGCAGAGATGTGCTGCAGTAGATCATTGGACCAGTTTCCTTAATTCTTTCTACTGCGTTGGCCTGCTGTGGAAACCCAAACCAAATCTGGTGCTTCCTACACTTTCATTCATGAGAAGTCTCTGGAGGTCATGATGAAAAACCTCACTGATCCCCCAACATATGAATCATTTTAAAGTCAAGCAGTAGAAGATCTAAACCCTGATCCGTGAACGACGTACCCAATAGTTTTTAGCTTTTTCTGTGGAAGAGTACTGTAGTCACCACACAGTCTCTGGTGTACAGCATCACTGAATATTACCCAATAACAGGGACAGAGAGGATTGCATCTCACAACTGGAATCAAGTTACAGAAACAGTTTAAGGAACAAGTCGCTCTTCTCCTCCTTCCTGCCTCCATTTCTGATCGTCTGTGACATCAGGAGAATCTCAGCAGGTGGTGATCACAATATTTCATCACATCAGTTTGCCTGATTGCATCTAACCTGTATGAAATCATTTGGCGTGAACTTTTAGTCAGATAAACCCTTTGAGAACTGTATGCACTGCAGATAAAGGGCATGTTCATTCCTCCTGAACAGGAGTTATAATGGTAATCTGTGAAGTATTTATTGCCTTTCTTGAGCTTTATTAAGTGTGTTGACCAGAAAGTAAAACCAAGTAAACAGTGTTGCCTTAAAGTACGTCAGTGAGGTCCTAAACTCTTAAATGAAGCTATAAGCATTCAGTAAAATACGTCACAATAAACTATCTGGATCTGAAAACTCCTCcagagtgtttttgtttctggttTCTTCCTGAAAATTAATAATTCATACAAGATACATCCACCATCAGGCTGCATCTGAAATTAGCCGACTATGAACACTCCAGTGACTAAGCTACTGATCATTACAGGAATGAGCCAATCAAATCATGCAAACGCCACAGCACTGCTGCTGACCACTCAATGTTATGAAAACAGCAGACGTTGATCATTGTGAGTAATCAGCCAAAGCAACGAGCGGCTAGCTCAACCTAAATTTTAAAGCTCCGGGGTTATTCGCTGTTACTATGCCGACATGCCAAGCAAAGACAAGTCTACGCTGTAGCCCCCACAGCTGGCTGACGGTGGGTTTGACATCTGTAACAAGAAACAATGGAACTGAACAGGCCAATCACAGTCATCATCAGCCGTGAAAACACGACATGCAGTTGTTTATAAGGAGGCGCACGGCAGATTAAGGTGAAGGCTTTCATTAGGGTTTGTGACTGGATCTAATGTATAAATCCCACATTAAGAGAATTCTTGTTCATGTAGTGCT
The Maylandia zebra isolate NMK-2024a linkage group LG7, Mzebra_GT3a, whole genome shotgun sequence DNA segment above includes these coding regions:
- the ndor1 gene encoding NADPH-dependent diflavin oxidoreductase 1 is translated as MSNPALLVLYGSQTGTAQDTAQRLARQAQRRRLRVRVMPLDDYNVANLITESLVVFVCSTTGQGDPPDNMKNFWRFLFKKSLPAGSLSQLDCAILGLGDSSYPKFNFVAKKLHKRLLQLGACVLLPVGLADDQHDLGADAVIDPWFASFWGKVSTLYPTLSGMMPLREDEPLPPTYTFHFLDDMQEKEEVQLRIPMDQTVPSQSHPFPARMVFNRRVTEPSHFQDVRHIELDVTGSNIEFAAGDVVMMRPCNAPEDVQQFCQLLKLDPETRFTLSPTDNTAVPARLPQPCTVRHLVESYLDIAAVPRRSFFELLSTFATNELEREKLAEFSSAAGQDELHNYCNRPRRTMLEVLADFPHTTAELKVDYLLDLFPEIQPRSFSIASSLRAHPNRIQVLVAVVCYKTKLYKPRKGLCSSWLASLDPAQGDVYVPLWVKKGSLKFPSDKETPVIMVGPGTGVAPFRSVLQERTAEGRTANVLFFGCRSKSKDFYFRTEWEEMMEAGFLTLFTAFSRDQEAKVYVQHRVRDNGELLWDLIANKNACFYIAGNAKQMPASVCDALKEAFQQAGGVSAEEAEQMLATMEKTGRFQSETWS